The following DNA comes from Seriola aureovittata isolate HTS-2021-v1 ecotype China chromosome 15, ASM2101889v1, whole genome shotgun sequence.
ATCAGAGAATGTTGCCTGAATGCTGTGGTTATTCAGTGTAATGGGAATGTCAATAACGCTTGCATCCTCTGATGAATACACAAGTACCGTGCCATGATTCACCCGGTGAAGGCTGCTGATGTTTAAAGCACTGTTACTGAACCAAGCACAAGTAGCtgatgtgatgcatcatgtTTCTGCAGCTTTAACTGTTACCAAGCAATTTTCTAATAAGTCAGCAGTGCCGAGCGAACTTCATCTTCTGGCTCTTTAGGCGATTGATGGCCTGATCAGAGGTGCCTGTAATAAGTGCTAAAATCCTTATAGCGGCTTCATAACTACACAATTAATAGTGTTTAAAGTACTTATGAAGCAGATGTAAGTTGTAGCTGAAGTAGTTTATCCTCTTTGGGAGTCTAATGTTGGAAGTcgttaaatgtgtaaatgtggaGTGTCAGAAAGAAATATAGCTTGTTTGCTCAGTTCAGTGTATGTGGGCGGAGgaataaaagcccaaaaacagAGTTAGTAcacattttttaataacatgGCACAATTTACATAACACAAGTTTAAATGAGGAGCATGCTGAAGATTCAGTCgcttcattttttctcatttttgtacATGATCTAGaaagacttctttttttttccctgtacaTGGTAAACAGCAAAAAAACTTTCTCATTTAACAATCTTTTTGAAATACGCATCAACTAACCACTATGGCTCCggtggacatttttatgttggattaaaaaacactgcacaacaTGATATCACAGAGTTTGAAGCGCACAACTAAACCTTCAGTGGACTACTAAAATAGATCTCTGCTCATTAGAAACAAACTGTCCATAGTTTAGACttgcttttttgtcttttgatttTGTAGGTACAACAACTTAGGAAAGCACTTTAATACACTGTTTGACCAACAGAACCTATTTCCAAAACATGTACTTTACACTCCTTCAGTAGGGCTAATGTGCTGtcattgtgtttaatgtgctgcaTTCTCCCCAGAACAAGACTGAGTGAAGGAAGAATGGGGGGTGAGGGGTAGTAATCTTAACATTTGTGCTGCTGgctttttacattaaaaatcaaTTGAAATGCAATACTTCCATCAGCGGTTTCTAGGATTGTCACCACAATTTATCATAGTTGAGAAACCAATtctcaaaacatttttgtttaatcCAAATTGCTGCCTACAAACCCTGCGTGGACCCAGTTCAAGCTCGTCTCCGGCTGCAGGGACCCAGTGTTTGTCAAGTCTGAGTTGTGGAGAGAATACAGCTTTCTGTCCTTTATTGGTGCACAGTCAGTAGTGGTGAGAAGGCCAGCTTTCAGAAAGGGAGCCCAGACATTTTTGTTGCATAGTTGAATATGGGGTCTCTGGTACAATGCTAATCAGTTGCGTCAaccaaatgagaaaaaaaaaaaaaaaaaaggaaatagcAAAAAGCACATTCTGAATCACCACCGTAACACTCCTCTGTTTACATTTGTTCAAAGTAAAGCTTTCAAAACACCCTTTTGCATATTTGTACCATGATTTTTAATCCATACAGCGTGAGCACAGCGACTGTACACATTATCTACACACTTTGCTGTCAGTGCTAAAGTACCTGTACATTCCAAAACTGTTCATTCTTACTCCACATCACTTTGCTGTACAAGAGGAAGAATCAACACAAAAAGCTAGagcaaactggaaaaaaaatcttaaaaatttattttttgttccaTGATtattgtctctttgtagttttatacaaaaacaattcattgtGTGGGCATGGCTCTGCCCACATAAGTTATTCACAGCTATATTACAGTCTTGCTTTGCCCAAAGCTAAGTGCTTGGTGTGAGTTCAGTGTTAGTGAGGCACAGGGCTGAAGGGGCACCGAGTCTGCTGAAGCTCAGCTCACCGTGCCTCGATGTCTTTGTGAGCCGGCCTGTCTCTGATATCTGTGGCCAGGGGAGTAGTCCGTCTGGGCGAGCCGGGCCGGGCACCCAATGTGGGGATGAGTGGGGGCGGGGCACTCAGAGAGGCGGTGGGCGGTGTTTTGTTGAGGATACCATTCTGATGGGCTGCGGCTGCTGCGGCTGAGGGGCTGACCCTGGAGAAGTGCATGCCCGGGAGTCCAGGGGCCATGAGGCCCGGGGCGGGGTGCGGAAGGTGTCCGTCAAGGGCAGGATGGTGCATTGCAGGGTGGAGGCGCCCGTGCTCATAGTCCTCTCTGAGCATGTTGAGGCGGTCGCGCTCCTCCAGGTGGGCGcgctcctgctccctcctctgctccagGGCCAGAGGGTGGGAGTGGTCACGATTAAAGTCATGAGGCTCACGGTCCCTGTAGGCGCGCTCGGCCTCGTAGAGGCGTGGCGCCGCCAGCCGGTGCAGAGGGTCATTTCTTAGCAGCAGGTCCCTGGCCAAAGGGTCCCGTCTGTGAATGTCCAGGCCCCTGTAGGGGTCCCTCATTGGGTCCCAGTGGAAGGCAGGGTAGGGGAACCTGTCAGCTCCTGGGATGGGGCTGATACCCATGAAGGGCGCCACCACTCGAGTTCTCTCCAGACTGCTGATGCTGTTGATCGGGTGGACACCAGCCATGCCCATAGGCACAGGCATCgaggagggggggtggaggtTTGGCGTGGAGGGCGCCTGTGCTGGGTGCTCACTTGGCCTCTCTGTAGCTCCATCCtgttcctctttcctctcctccttcactttcACCTCACTGCTCTTCTTCTGGTGCTCGTACGGCAGCTCCACCTTCTTCTCCAGGACCTCCCTGCTCAGGCTGCTGTTGGGCCGTTCGAGGCTGGTCTGTCGGACGTACGGGGACGCCGTCCCCCTGTTGGACACTTTGTCCTCTGACACCCGGCCATCGTGGATGACAGGTGTGTCCTTGTCGCTGTGCTGGTTGTCTTTGAGCTTGTGGTCGTCTGTGCCATTGTCTTTCCAGGACTCAGAGTGGTCCCGCTCCCTGTCTTTTGCCTTGTTCTCCTTGTCCCTCTGAGGTTCTCCAGAAGCAGGAGGCAAGTGGTTCCTGTGGTGCTCTGGAGGCCGGCTGTGGCCAAGTAGGCTAATGGGGTTTACAGGGACTGGTGACGAATGGCTCAGGTGGCGGTTCTCCACAGAGTCCCTAGATATACAAACACAGTCCTCCCATCAGAACCACTAACTTTTGTTCAAAAGATTAACTAGGACAATTTTTATTCCAAATTAAAACTCATgtaaaaaacatgaacatgcagaatataaagagaaataatgagGTAACAAAGGAAACAGGAGTCATGGTAGAGTCTCTGCTGTACTGCACCCACCTGTCCTTGTCGTCTTTACCGACCAACGGGTCCCGCTTGTCAGAGTCTCGGTCCCTTTCATGTGAGCTGACTGAGGTGCTCCTTTCAGAGTCTCCGGGTTTCAGCCAGGGAGGTGGTGTTGGGAAGGAGGGCGGCGTGCGGTGCAGGCGGTTCCACGGCTCCTggtggctgctgttgctgctgctgttgaagtgCTGCTGTGCATTGGGGCCATCTTTATGGCCGAATACTGAATTTGCCGCTGTTAGGGATTCAACACGTGGAAAAACACGGAAGGACGCAAGTTAAATGAGCATCTCGACAACTTGATCTGGTCTGTATCTTAATTCCATTGTTCTTATACAACATCAGTAACAATAACTAAACGTTGCATCACAGCTGTAGAAACATTAAGTGATAACCACTAAATATTACTGCATCATTCATGAGGTTAAAACTCACTTAGTGCTGGATTTCCCAGTCCTCCGAAGGCTGATGAACTGAGAGAGCCCAGTCCTCCAAATGATGCAGGTCTTGCGAAAGGTTCTGATGGGAGACACATCATGTTACCATGCATCTAATCGACATCTTAACTTTCCTTTTTCAGAGTGACACCGAGAACAACTGAAAAGTCCTCTTACCTAAGTGAGATGCTGGGGTGAGGAAGTTTCCAGGATGGTGGGGCGGATGGCCGAAGGGACCAGCTGATGGGTGTGTAGGacctgaggagggagagacagaaggcATCACAGAAACATCGATCAACCACGGAGGTGACTAAGACTATGATACAAGGTAGGTAGTTTAGAAATAGTTTCTCCATTGCACATTGTCTTGAGAGCATTAACAAgtttatttctcaaaatgtgttatatattttgtgtgtttatgcataaGAAAAAGAATATCTGTTGATATATTGTAGCCGTGCTAAAGGTGAGGCTCTCAGGATGGCAGTGTTGGTATGTCATTCAACACatactttggtccagactgagatatctcaaaaacaaaatggagttTTGTAAAGACATTCAagatccccagaggatgaagcccCCTGACTTTTAATCTGGCGCCACAAACAGGTCAGAATTTGGTTCAGATATTTCAGGTCCCTCTTTAAGATGACCTTTAAATCTTTCTTCAGGTCAGggttttaatttgtccaatactttggtttgtgaccaaatatctgcaaaattaatgccattcccatcagccacaTCTCATAGAGACATGACACTGCCTCCTTTGGGGaaaacaaggcaaaaaaatgtgattgaaagctccagaaaaaccAACGACATGTTAATTATTCTATGTGCAGTCAGTAAGTGGTTGACATCATTATTGTTTTCAAGTTGTGGATAAACCCTGTTGGATGTTTTGCCTTGTATCGTTCACAGCTGAACTCAGAAACAATAACGTGAACAGACAACAGCTCACTCTGAACAGCAGGAACTGATCGACTGCAGCTGTATGTCAGAGGCTACTGGTGTTAACCATCAATCAATCTCTCTACCCAGAGATCTGACACAATCACCTGCAGCGGAGAAGAGCGTGGCGGGCCGAGCCAAGTCGCTGGGGTGATGGATGGCGCCAAAGAGCCCCGGGCCCGGAGGTCGACTCAGGAACTCAGGCTTGAGGCCGAAGTCTAGCTTGTGAGGGTCGACCTGCATCTGCTGCTGGAAGACGCCAGAgcgacacagagaaacacatgtAAAACCCTTCACACAGCTGCAAAGGTTCCACTGGGTATTTTACAGGTTATTGTTTGTGTTACGTTGGGCACAAGGATACATTTTGAGTCCCACTGACTGCCAGGCTACACTCCTTTACCAAGCAGTGACTTTCCTTAATCATTATACTCCCAACAAATGATGTTGTTATTGCTGCAGAAGCCATACAATTTAAATTACTTGTCATTTTAATTGTCTGAACAGTATTTTGTTAAGGGACTTGCAACAGTAGAATCACTATCAAATGAGTAGAAAGATCAGCTTTTATCTTTACAATATTCTTTTGATATCAGTGTGCAATTGTAACCACAGTTGTAATTAAGAAAAGcaacaagaagagaaacagaaaagatgaCTCCTTTCTGGAATTAATTATTCAGAAATATACTGAACTGATGCAGTCAGTATGAAGACTTAACAAACCCTTGATTTTTTTGAGTTAATTGTTGATGTACACTAGTCGCCCAGAGTGATGGTGAATCAGCTCCAGGAACTTGtcagaaaatgagaaataatattacatttttggaaaaaacatttcagtctctTTGTGAAGTGGCATCTTAAAGTTGCAGTTTGGTTTTTCTTTGCATGCTAAGAGTAAAGTATGTTGATTTCTTGTGTACTACCTGTAAAAACAGTTTACCTCAACTATGTATTCTGTATACAGGTAGTATGTAGGATGAAAGTGGAACACATCTAACTTCACACTGTGTTAATACATAGATTTGgtacagtgcagagagagaggagtcagGCGAGTCCTCACCTTCACTTTCTGCTGGTGGTGGTATATTTGCCAGGCGATATGGACATGCATGGCGCACCACTTCCCTGGTTTCTgtaaacacaagacaaaaacacaatgtcacaAATGAACTCTTATGTGTAAACTTGTATCTGTCATTCACATAAAAGTGTGGAGCTGTTTACATCTgttaatcattaatcatcatcatctataAGCTCTGCTGTATTCATCTTTGAACCCAATAATAGGGTCATATTCCTCATGTCAGTCTGATGTTCAAGGTTTTTTAGACCACATCTGATAGATGCATTTCATTGTCAATGCAAATTAACTTTGCCTCATACAATCATATTGAACGGTCAGATGACATGAACACAGCACACCCTTCTCTTTACCCTCTCTTTATCTGAGAATGGCATACTGATACTTAGATATGGTACAGCTCCATGTAGCAGCTTTGATCATATATTGTTTATAAAACCCCTCCAATgaaagtgtttaaccttgttaacatccatatgatgtttttatataagaCATGTCATGAGAGATAAACAGTCAACACCataactgcagtgaaccaaccctttcaacttgtggggatgggggggcggggctaaataaacccgAAACCTTGTCcgtacagagagcgagagtttgcattagcaattctggtctcaacagactcctcatgCGATGTTTCCTCTAACACTAATCATCTTGATACACATTGCTCCTTCACCAGTCACCAAACCCTTGTtagtacagacagacagagtttgcattagcacaaccactaacactgtgtcagccactgccagttacaagctaacaaacaacataaccAATTAGCTACGCTAACTGCTCTGATTAGTCTCTGTAGTCGCCGATTTACAATAAActtctgagtctgggtctggctgaggctcaaacatgtggctgagtctctctgacgtttcctcctctaaccatcttgctactctctgctctttcacctgtccacctggagcaagcagtTGGTGGGCGAGGCaaaaggcctgatccagatttttcaataaaatctatgtttgataaaatattaatcatagcagagacTTTTACATAGTataaacatgtctggagaggaactttaagaTATGGTCAGTACAGTGATTACAGCTGTCAAGTGATGAATGTTTAAAGTCTAAAAATTGCATTTCCACATCCGGAGGATGCACTTATCTCCACAATGAGCTTTGTTGAGGAAACTAGTGCACTCAGCCTCCAAATACAGCGCTCATTTAATTAAAGACACTATTAACTTCATTAGCAAAAACCCTTCAAGGCATCATGGCTAttatggtgtgtgtgagggagcaAGAGGCCGAGACACTGTAGGGAGTGAGCACTCACCCTGAGAATGGGCCGAAATGGATCCGTTAGCTAcatgagagagggggagaaaaacaggttgagttttttgttttcaatcatCCTGGCTCTAATTAGTCTCTGTGTGGAGTATTCATTATGGTCCAAatagaaatgttgaaatgtccCTCtgaaattaatcatttcagGAGTAATTAACACATGAGTGTGAAACGGGGATCTGCATACAAATAAGACAAACATGGCAGCTGAAACAGGAACACATACGCTGACGTCTATGTTGTCTAGAAACTAACTGTATATGAATATTCTTTACAGTGACTTAATTTGGTTTTGAAAGCCTTCACCTGATAACTTGAAGGCTTATGCAACATATACAGAGAGGCTAAAGGTTACTTCTACACTGCgagtgttgtgtgtatgtgctcttACCCTGGGGTCCTTCTGTAAGAATGTGTGTGGGACGGCTCCAGGTCTTGTGGACACATCCAGTGGATTAGAGGTCTAGAGAGCACCAGACACAGATCGAAACAAGATACTCTGTAAATAACTCCTatctttagtttgtttttctgtaggTGTGTGGTGGTGTCGATGCGCGTTTTACCTTGGGCTGAAAGGCGCCCTGCAGCGAGCCGAAGGGCCCGGTTGGAGGGATGACAGGGGGAAGGCCAGACATGGCCGGTGGGTAGGAGTGGAAGagctgaggaagaaaagagggagaggaggtgtgAGGATGGTTCTGTCTGTCACTGAGATGCAGGACAACAGCTGCATgagtcagaggaggagatgcagcAAACAGGTTATAGTGACAGATGAGCAACATCCAGTCAGAATTTTCAAAGACTGCTGAGATGGGGGAAGTTACAGACGATTGCCTACATGTTTCACGAACTGCAAGTTTATAAAATATTCCCTGCTCATTCCCAGTGGATTTAAATAAGGGAAAACACTCCTTTGATATGAAAACTAGAATGTTGTAATACAAGCAAAATGCATGTAAACCAAACAAGTGCTCAAGGCTTCCATAAAATTATCCTGTAGAGAAAGACATGTAATCAACTACTCAGTGTAATTGTTCTTGTCAGTCATATTAGCCTTAGTGGAATTAGAGAATGTTTTTTCATCCTCAACTTTCATTTAATCATGGATGGTGCAACAAAATTATTCAAAGCCAGGACGAGTTATTAGAAGCTCTTGAGGCTACGCTGGAAGGTTTTAAATGCAACTTGTGTGCATCATGTTTTACGACATCACAAGGTTTATAGAGACAAACCGGCTTCAGGGTATTTGATGCCACCATAATAAGACTGAGGAAATACTGAGAATAAGAAATGaaagtcttaaaaacaaacTACCAACACTCTGTAACATCCATTTGACCCTGGGCTGATCTGAATATAAATACATGATTTATCTGACATTCAAATCTTCATCTCAGCTGAGGGACAGTTTGAAGAAAAAGCATTCCAGCACGTATGTGGAAGCTTTATAGTAAGTCCCCTTTAGTGAGTAATATTGAGTGAGCCACTGCTGTTAGCAGACAAATACAAATGCAGAGTAGTAAGCAAGACAAAGCTATAGTATTCCTCTGGTAATAATGCAGTCTCCTCTGTAACGCAGCCAGTGTCTCCTTCTGTATTCATTTCTATGCACAATAATTTCTCTGTTACGTGCATGCACAATAAATCTTGTGCTCCAAGGTCTAAGAATCCAACATTGTTTCATTAATCACAACATTTGCTGAGGCTGAAGGGTGAGATGGTACAGCTAGGATGCTTACAGTATCCATTaggaagaggagatgaacatccaacacacacacacacacacacacacacacacacacacacacacaagcatgggCTGGAATGGTATAATGGGCAAACAACAAAGTGCTCTGCAGACAGATAGTACGCAGTAGGGAAACTCACACTGTGTCTGTAGAAGGGGTCAACTTTTGTTGGGTATTTGTCAAACTGTAGGAGAAATGAAACAGAGCTAAGTACAAATATGTAGAGAACACATGATAACCTACACATGTACACTGGCTTATTTCAGGGTTATTTCAGGCCAACACAGAATACAGCACAAATTGTAATTTACTAGGAACATGGTCACAGATTGAGATTATGATTACAGATTTCAACTGGGTGTCAAAGTTCAACCACTTCCCAAGCTAGACCGTTTTCATCCTCCCCTTTTCATGATCATGTGAAGACCTTGTAAACTAGCATGGGCTCTGTGTCTCATTTGGTCTCCTTTTAGTGGTGCAGCACAAGCTCAGGGCGAATATTTCCCCAGTCAAGACTAAACACTGCAGCCATAAAGAGGCTTTTTATGGCCTCATTAGCTGTCAGAGGCTTCGCCGTGCTGCCTTTGAGGTATCATCAGAGCCAAGCAAACCCTCTCTGGGCCAGGCtgttatgaatgtgtgtgtgtggatgggagTTTTAGGTCCAGCCACCCATTGCCTGTGGTCTCCCCCAACAAACACCGGGGCTCTTAACATAAGGCATTTGCCAGTAATAAAAACCCTCAAACAGGACCAAATGATGTCATTAAATTCAGAATGAATTAAGTGTATTATGTTCTGAGAGCTGGCTCTGAAGTTAACATGCTTTGGGCAAGTTATTGCCAATTTAGAAAATAACGGCGTTCAAGTCTGGAGGCCCAGAGTATGCCAGAGAAAACACTAGAAAGGCTTTCTGGGAGAATAAAGACATCATTGTGGTGTGGATGGACACACATGGTCATCATTGAAAGGCCGCCATAGAAGCTCACAGGTCCCTACAGTGTGCcgctcacacacatgtacaactGTAAAATCTTCACTCTCACACCCACAGAATGAAAACACTCTCAGTGCCATGCCCGCCAACTCCTTTGCATATTTAAAAGTCATTATtagaagacataaaaactttGTTTATGGTAAGAGTTTTTCACATGCGTTCTACTTATCCTCACATTTCTGGCAGGGGTACGCACCATGGGCGGTGCTGGGGTGGGCATGATGGCGTGGGGGAAGGGCGTGAAGGTGTGCTGGTGGGTGTGCTGGTGGGTGTGTTGGTGCTGATGCTGGTGCTGATGCTGGTGCTGGTGGAACTCAGTGCGCAGGTAGGGCGGAGGGCCCAGCGAGGCGCCGCGGTCGGCGCTCTGGGAGGCCAGGAAACGGGTGTTGAGCTCCTGGCGCAGAAGGTCTTGCTCTGGAGGAGTAGAAGCAAGAGGGCAGGATTAGGACTGGGTTTGTTAATGAGGGGAGGGGGACTGTCAAGAGCtctcaaacattttcacacagcagACTCTGAATAGACACTTAACGGCCTCAGAAGCCATTATGTAAGGTTTTCTCCCAGCCACCTACCACCTCTCGTATGGTATGAGTTTTGTTGCGGTAGAAGAAACTTTATCTAAACATGAATAGTTAAGttctgaaagaaaaactgtaattagACTTGTCTCTGTAATTAAAACATATTCTAGTTAATTTAATTACAGTGAAATCAAAGTTTTCCTCATTTTGCCAGGTACTGCTGGAAGCCATCAAAGACCCCTGGAGGGAGCTCAGTGTGTAGACATGTCAAAGttatatttaaaaagagaaacaagcagGAAATGACTGTGATTATCAGcatgtcattttaaatttgagCGAGGCTTGAGATGATTAGAACTGTCTGAGTGCTGGAACTGTCAAATGCTGTGATTTGATACGCTACAGCCCCTCTGAGAGAACAACATCTGTTTTTCTAATAACCTCTGCACAGCCTGTGGAGAAAGAATGGATTTCAAGTAATCACTGGCTTTTCTTCTAAATTCAACAAAACCTGCCTTGAGAGATTATGTCTCCTCTTGAGTAACCTTATCCTTCCTATTCCACAGTGACTCGCTACAATATTTTCTGCATTCATTTCAAGCTTTATTGGGCTGGGAGCCGGGGTGGAATTTTCTcttcataaaaatttcattagTATCTTTTGAACAAAATCCAGCTCGCTCCGTTCCGTATTGACCAAATTGATTTCTCGCACATGAACACCATTCCAGGTGAAAATGGAAGTTCTTGGAAGGTTGCTGAAGgcgagccccccccccacactgaCCCTGACATTTAGCTAGACAGCACTGCGTGGAAATGTGCACGGGGTCTGTAATCGCTTTTGCTATGTGGTCCGACTTGCTGGTGGATATTACTGGTGCGTGAGAATCGATCAATCAGAGCACGACAAACAGTGTGAACTTGAACTGTCCGCACGactataaacacacaaaaccccGGGCATGGAGTACATGTGGATTATCTTGGACTCAGTTGCTTGTTTCTTTAAATAATTACCAGAGCAGCATTCTGGCTGTCCATCTGTCTCCACATCTCAACcactttaaaatcaaacactgctCTGAAATGATTCCTTGTTTACTCTCATGTCTTGACCAGCCTGGCAACAGCCCTGATGCAGCAACTGGCTAAAATAGGACCTtagccttttgttttttgtcaggcTAATAA
Coding sequences within:
- the auts2a gene encoding autism susceptibility gene 2 protein isoform X2; protein product: MKDMDGPRSSGLRKKRKSRSERDRERRSNGIRNNHVKGSVFRFSSDSEQGDREPSSSRPRPPRRKRKESTSAEEDIIDGFSITGFVTLEALEKNMTLKPQECRDNQAGPLHKKKPARVPNGLRLEPCKNNHHHQPSDQENNPRLAHTQGKRKKKHLNKKHSMLKPGQNNCKDSDSESVSGESKPSFRSSSRDRLTDCDTESDQDDKVSDAGSEKFFSTAAVKVPDFGIDVLSTNGSQEPHGPGLLKVSGLERSQERSQESCKDPQPPASSTPEQPLPAQDLPLTQPQPQPQPSIPRPLSPHWTQANGPTQAPASTHLPPRSEALPRPQTPAALPLAQGQEPSPPPPPRPQHQHQHQPELLSHPRPPPTPSLHPHPPSPALPTHHPHQQHPSQAGPHRPPSRCHPRPLSAYNGLNLNGHSGSRSSTPGTKPHGPPGPSFHLPHHPPAPAAAATAAASAFPLPLAANQNTPHSFPPALQSSPHPHHPNMFAPPAALPPPPPLTSSALPVPGHPAAGSAYSEQDLLRQELNTRFLASQSADRGASLGPPPYLRTEFHQHQHQHQHQHQHTHQHTHQHTFTPFPHAIMPTPAPPMVRTPARNFDKYPTKVDPFYRHSLFHSYPPAMSGLPPVIPPTGPFGSLQGAFQPKTSNPLDVSTRPGAVPHTFLQKDPRLTDPFRPILRKPGKWCAMHVHIAWQIYHHQQKVKQMQVDPHKLDFGLKPEFLSRPPGPGLFGAIHHPSDLARPATLFSAAGPTHPSAGPFGHPPHHPGNFLTPASHLEPFARPASFGGLGSLSSSAFGGLGNPALKSLTAANSVFGHKDGPNAQQHFNSSSNSSHQEPWNRLHRTPPSFPTPPPWLKPGDSERSTSVSSHERDRDSDKRDPLVGKDDKDRDSVENRHLSHSSPVPVNPISLLGHSRPPEHHRNHLPPASGEPQRDKENKAKDRERDHSESWKDNGTDDHKLKDNQHSDKDTPVIHDGRVSEDKVSNRGTASPYVRQTSLERPNSSLSREVLEKKVELPYEHQKKSSEVKVKEERKEEQDGATERPSEHPAQAPSTPNLHPPSSMPVPMGMAGVHPINSISSLERTRVVAPFMGISPIPGADRFPYPAFHWDPMRDPYRGLDIHRRDPLARDLLLRNDPLHRLAAPRLYEAERAYRDREPHDFNRDHSHPLALEQRREQERAHLEERDRLNMLREDYEHGRLHPAMHHPALDGHLPHPAPGLMAPGLPGMHFSRVSPSAAAAAAHQNGILNKTPPTASLSAPPPLIPTLGARPGSPRRTTPLATDIRDRPAHKDIEAR
- the auts2a gene encoding autism susceptibility gene 2 protein isoform X5, encoding MKDMDGPRSSGLRKKRKSRSERDRERRSNGIRNNHVKGSVFRFSSDSEQGDREPSSSRPRPPRRKRKESTSAEEDIIDGFSITGFVTLEALEKNMTLKPQECRDNQAGPLHKKKPARVPNGLRLEPCKNNHHHQPSDQENNPRLAHTQGKRKKKHLNKKHSMLKPGQNNCKDSDSESVSGESKPSFRSSSRDRLTDCDTESDQDDKVSDAGSEKFFSTAAVKVPDFGIDVLSTNGSQEPHGPGLLKVSGLERSQERSQESCKDPQPPASSTPEQPLPAQDLPLTQPQPQPQPSIPRPLSPHWTQANGPTQAPASTHLPPRSEALPRPQTPAALPLAQGQEPSPPPPPRPQHQHQHQPELLSHPRPPPTPSLHPHPPSPALPTHHPHQQHPSQAGPHRPPSRCHPRPLSAYNGLNLNGHSGSRSSTPGTKPHGPPGPSFHLPHHPPAPAAAATAAASAFPLPLAANQNTPHSFPPALQSSPHPHHPNMFAPPAALPPPPPLTSSALPVPGHPAAGSAYSEQDLLRQELNTRFLASQSADRGASLGPPPYLRTEFHQHQHQHQHQHQHTHQHTHQHTFTPFPHAIMPTPAPPMFDKYPTKVDPFYRHSLFHSYPPAMSGLPPVIPPTGPFGSLQGAFQPKTSNPLDVSTRPGAVPHTFLQKDPRLTDPFRPILRKPGKWCAMHVHIAWQIYHHQQKVKQQMQVDPHKLDFGLKPEFLSRPPGPGLFGAIHHPSDLARPATLFSAAGPTHPSAGPFGHPPHHPGNFLTPASHLEPFARPASFGGLGSLSSSAFGGLGNPALKSLTAANSVFGHKDGPNAQQHFNSSSNSSHQEPWNRLHRTPPSFPTPPPWLKPGDSERSTSVSSHERDRDSDKRDPLVGKDDKDRDSVENRHLSHSSPVPVNPISLLGHSRPPEHHRNHLPPASGEPQRDKENKAKDRERDHSESWKDNGTDDHKLKDNQHSDKDTPVIHDGRVSEDKVSNRGTASPYVRQTSLERPNSSLSREVLEKKVELPYEHQKKSSEVKVKEERKEEQDGATERPSEHPAQAPSTPNLHPPSSMPVPMGMAGVHPINSISSLERTRVVAPFMGISPIPGADRFPYPAFHWDPMRDPYRGLDIHRRDPLARDLLLRNDPLHRLAAPRLYEAERAYRDREPHDFNRDHSHPLALEQRREQERAHLEERDRLNMLREDYEHGRLHPAMHHPALDGHLPHPAPGLMAPGLPGMHFSRVSPSAAAAAAHQNGILNKTPPTASLSAPPPLIPTLGARPGSPRRTTPLATDIRDRPAHKDIEAR
- the auts2a gene encoding autism susceptibility gene 2 protein isoform X9 — protein: MNGTRMDTSKVPDFGIDVLSTNGSQEPHGPGLLKVSGLERSQERSQESCKDPQPPASSTPEQPLPAQDLPLTQPQPQPQPSIPRPLSPHWTQANGPTQAPASTHLPPRSEALPRPQTPAALPLAQGQEPSPPPPPRPQHQHQHQPELLSHPRPPPTPSLHPHPPSPALPTHHPHQQHPSQAGPHRPPSRCHPRPLSAYNGLNLNGHSGSRSSTPGTKPHGPPGPSFHLPHHPPAPAAAATAAASAFPLPLAANQNTPHSFPPALQSSPHPHHPNMFAPPAALPPPPPLTSSALPVPGHPAAGSAYSEQDLLRQELNTRFLASQSADRGASLGPPPYLRTEFHQHQHQHQHQHQHTHQHTHQHTFTPFPHAIMPTPAPPMVRTPARNFDKYPTKVDPFYRHSLFHSYPPAMSGLPPVIPPTGPFGSLQGAFQPKTSNPLDVSTRPGAVPHTFLQKDPRLTDPFRPILRKPGKWCAMHVHIAWQIYHHQQKVKQQMQVDPHKLDFGLKPEFLSRPPGPGLFGAIHHPSDLARPATLFSAAGPTHPSAGPFGHPPHHPGNFLTPASHLEPFARPASFGGLGSLSSSAFGGLGNPALKSLTAANSVFGHKDGPNAQQHFNSSSNSSHQEPWNRLHRTPPSFPTPPPWLKPGDSERSTSVSSHERDRDSDKRDPLVGKDDKDRDSVENRHLSHSSPVPVNPISLLGHSRPPEHHRNHLPPASGEPQRDKENKAKDRERDHSESWKDNGTDDHKLKDNQHSDKDTPVIHDGRVSEDKVSNRGTASPYVRQTSLERPNSSLSREVLEKKVELPYEHQKKSSEVKVKEERKEEQDGATERPSEHPAQAPSTPNLHPPSSMPVPMGMAGVHPINSISSLERTRVVAPFMGISPIPGADRFPYPAFHWDPMRDPYRGLDIHRRDPLARDLLLRNDPLHRLAAPRLYEAERAYRDREPHDFNRDHSHPLALEQRREQERAHLEERDRLNMLREDYEHGRLHPAMHHPALDGHLPHPAPGLMAPGLPGMHFSRVSPSAAAAAAHQNGILNKTPPTASLSAPPPLIPTLGARPGSPRRTTPLATDIRDRPAHKDIEAR